In Nocardioides sp. JQ2195, a genomic segment contains:
- a CDS encoding MFS transporter, producing MTTTERRAPTGAVITVLSLAGMLAALQQTLVVPLTPDIPRILEVSDANASWMVTITLLTGAVATPIVSRLADMFGKKRMILISLACMVIGSLLLALSPAFVLALTGRALQGFGAALIPVGISIMRDELPPARVGFGVALMSATLGIGSALGLPLSGVLFEHFGWHSLFWVAAGFGAVVTVGVALLVEESEVRSPGRFDYRGAVLLSAALTSFLLAVTNGGTWGWLSPGVLGCFAASVVIMAAWFPLELRVSEPMVDLRTSARRPVLLTNVASVLIAFGMYVNMLLTVQLLELPEESGYGFGLDVSAAGLAMVPTGLVMVVLSPVSGAMLARIGGRTTMLVGGGIMASAYVFRAFASESLAQIIVGSTLVGIGTAFAFAAMPTLIMAAVPITETASANGLNSLMRAVGGSTSSAALAAIMTSMTVGFAGRKIPSEGAFTLMFWLCALACFLACLVTWAIPLPSTAAAGREGVPSVATAGDSRETVIRGRILPGDRLPDLTPAFVTVTRMDGRPVDWARCDREGRFGVALPGPGRYLLIGNARGWAPQAQVIDFREGADPQDVVLERQLTLSGTVSNAGAVVSHALVTLHLGSGDFVHSTHADDQGEFVMPLPVPGPYIVSAASEELGCAASRKLTVNTDPEVVDVDLALELRPMPVVEP from the coding sequence GTGACGACCACCGAACGCCGCGCTCCCACCGGGGCGGTCATCACGGTGTTGTCGCTGGCCGGCATGCTGGCTGCGCTGCAGCAGACCTTGGTCGTCCCGCTCACCCCCGACATTCCGCGCATCCTCGAGGTGTCGGACGCGAACGCGTCGTGGATGGTCACCATCACGCTCCTCACCGGAGCGGTGGCGACCCCGATCGTGTCCCGCCTGGCCGACATGTTCGGCAAGAAGCGGATGATCCTGATCTCCCTGGCCTGCATGGTGATCGGGTCGCTGCTGCTGGCCCTGAGCCCGGCCTTCGTCCTCGCCCTGACCGGTCGGGCCCTCCAAGGCTTCGGTGCGGCCCTGATCCCCGTCGGCATCAGCATCATGCGCGACGAGCTGCCGCCGGCACGCGTCGGTTTCGGTGTGGCGCTGATGAGCGCCACCCTCGGCATCGGCAGCGCCCTGGGGCTGCCGCTCTCCGGCGTGCTCTTCGAGCACTTCGGCTGGCACTCGCTCTTCTGGGTCGCCGCCGGCTTCGGTGCGGTGGTCACCGTCGGGGTGGCCCTGCTGGTCGAGGAGTCCGAGGTCCGGTCCCCGGGACGCTTCGACTACCGAGGTGCCGTGCTCCTGTCGGCGGCGTTGACCTCGTTCCTCCTGGCGGTCACCAACGGTGGCACCTGGGGTTGGTTGAGCCCCGGTGTGCTGGGCTGCTTCGCGGCCTCCGTGGTGATCATGGCGGCATGGTTCCCGCTCGAGCTGCGGGTGAGCGAGCCGATGGTCGACCTGCGTACGTCGGCACGCCGGCCGGTGCTGCTGACCAACGTCGCGTCGGTCCTGATCGCCTTCGGCATGTATGTGAACATGCTGCTCACGGTCCAGCTGCTCGAGCTGCCCGAGGAGTCGGGCTACGGCTTCGGTCTCGACGTGAGTGCCGCGGGCCTGGCGATGGTGCCGACCGGACTCGTGATGGTGGTGCTGTCACCGGTCTCCGGCGCGATGCTGGCCCGGATCGGCGGACGCACGACGATGTTGGTCGGCGGCGGGATCATGGCCTCGGCCTATGTCTTCCGGGCCTTCGCCTCCGAATCGTTGGCCCAGATCATCGTTGGCTCCACCCTCGTCGGCATCGGGACGGCGTTCGCCTTCGCTGCGATGCCGACCCTGATCATGGCCGCGGTGCCGATCACGGAGACCGCCTCCGCGAACGGTCTCAACTCGCTGATGCGCGCCGTGGGTGGATCGACGTCGAGCGCGGCCCTGGCGGCGATCATGACCTCCATGACCGTCGGCTTCGCCGGACGGAAGATCCCGTCCGAGGGCGCCTTCACCCTGATGTTCTGGTTGTGCGCGCTGGCCTGCTTCCTCGCCTGCCTGGTCACTTGGGCGATCCCGTTGCCCTCCACCGCCGCTGCTGGACGCGAAGGCGTTCCGTCCGTGGCCACCGCCGGGGACAGCAGGGAGACGGTCATCCGGGGTCGGATCCTCCCCGGTGATCGACTCCCCGACCTGACACCTGCCTTCGTCACGGTCACCCGGATGGACGGGCGTCCGGTCGACTGGGCGCGCTGTGACCGCGAAGGCCGCTTCGGAGTTGCCCTGCCGGGGCCCGGCCGCTACCTCCTGATCGGCAATGCCCGGGGGTGGGCGCCCCAGGCGCAGGTGATCGACTTCCGTGAGGGCGCCGACCCGCAGGATGTCGTCCTGGAGCGCCAATTGACCCTGTCGGGCACGGTGAGCAACGCCGGCGCCGTGGTGTCGCACGCGTTGGTGACGCTGCACCTGGGCAGCGGCGACTTCGTGCACTCCACCCACGCCGACGACCAGGGGGAGTTCGTGATGCCGTTGCCGGTTCCGGGTCCCTACATCGTGAGCGCAGCGAGCGAGGAGCTCGGCTGCGCCGCCTCCCGGAAGCTGACGGTCAACACCGACCCGGAGGTGGTCGACGTGGACCTCGCCCTGGAGCTCCGACCGATGCCTGTGGTCGAACCGTGA
- a CDS encoding sucrase ferredoxin yields the protein MSQPNDAPESRFRCALSAGAEHLAGSAAADAAYLLVEYPGAWGKKALAESALPEHVRDGLAEAADRAGVRVQLIRRHGRNPRGEAFRVFLGSAAPDDAWLETTVLEVADDLLDLDLDGLAEGRRPGLEPHDEPLLLVCTNGRRDACCAEFGRPIVAALTAAHPLQTWETTHVGGHRFAGAMLTLPHGFSYGRLDSTSALAVAASTLAGRLVVEHLRGRTAYAPAVQAAEVALLAELGDDAADALSLVDVQVDEDGRHRVGFRHRTGERVVTVDVEAGPPVRASCADTRVKATKRFVTRVEPSA from the coding sequence ATGTCCCAGCCGAACGATGCCCCCGAGTCGAGGTTCCGGTGCGCCCTCAGTGCCGGCGCCGAGCACCTGGCCGGCAGCGCGGCGGCCGATGCCGCCTATCTGCTGGTGGAGTATCCCGGGGCGTGGGGCAAGAAGGCGCTCGCCGAGAGCGCGCTTCCCGAGCACGTGCGTGACGGACTGGCCGAGGCCGCGGATCGCGCCGGAGTGCGCGTGCAGCTGATCCGGAGGCACGGTCGCAACCCGCGCGGCGAAGCGTTCCGGGTGTTCCTCGGGAGTGCCGCTCCCGACGACGCGTGGCTGGAGACCACTGTCCTCGAGGTGGCCGACGACCTGCTCGACCTCGACCTCGACGGTCTCGCCGAGGGCAGGCGTCCCGGCCTGGAGCCGCATGACGAGCCGTTGCTGCTGGTCTGCACCAACGGCCGGCGCGACGCGTGCTGCGCGGAGTTCGGCAGGCCGATCGTCGCCGCCCTCACCGCTGCCCACCCGCTCCAGACATGGGAGACGACGCACGTCGGTGGGCACCGCTTCGCCGGGGCCATGCTGACCCTCCCGCACGGGTTCTCCTACGGCCGGCTGGACAGCACCTCCGCCCTCGCCGTCGCCGCGTCGACCCTGGCCGGCCGCCTGGTCGTCGAGCACCTGCGCGGCCGGACGGCCTACGCCCCGGCGGTGCAGGCCGCGGAGGTGGCGCTGCTCGCCGAGCTGGGTGACGATGCGGCCGATGCGCTCAGCCTGGTCGACGTGCAGGTCGACGAGGACGGGCGCCATCGCGTGGGGTTCCGGCACCGCACCGGGGAGCGTGTCGTGACGGTCGACGTCGAGGCCGGACCACCGGTGCGCGCCAGCTGTGCGGACACCAGGGTGAAGGCCACGAAGCGCTTCGTCACGCGGGTCGAGCCAAGCGCCTGA
- a CDS encoding sulfotransferase: MTTEASRPRVRDDVGTYDDIAAAAVRTTGMEDFGGTAHEEGLRILVDDLNSSAAGLTGEGNHFHRGQVKSCLVGRLLTQFGMKENPAYVDVRIERPVFVVGLPRTGTTALHRLLTADQRHQGLELWLTEFPQPRPPRSTWEQDPVFTGINAAYSRHHVANPEFMGIHYMDATSVEECWRLLRQTGKSISFESLANVPTYSSWLAEQDWTDAYERHKEALQLIGLNDTDRRWVLKNPSHLVALDALMAVYPDALVVQTHRDPVTSIASACSLSAEATAGTSTTFTGSTIGETQLEMLSRSARSFHAARPAYDQSQFFDVEYADFVADPVGTTRAIYDAFDLGWTSTVADAVGAIDAESRAGGKRPAHSYSLADHGLTEERVRAAF; encoded by the coding sequence ATGACAACTGAGGCATCGCGCCCACGGGTCCGCGATGACGTCGGGACGTACGACGACATCGCCGCCGCCGCGGTCCGCACCACCGGGATGGAGGACTTCGGCGGGACCGCCCACGAGGAGGGCCTGCGCATCCTCGTCGACGACCTGAACTCCTCGGCCGCCGGGCTGACCGGCGAGGGCAACCACTTCCACCGCGGACAGGTCAAGAGCTGCCTGGTCGGACGCCTGCTCACCCAGTTCGGGATGAAGGAGAACCCGGCGTACGTCGACGTGCGGATCGAGCGGCCGGTCTTCGTGGTCGGCCTCCCCCGCACCGGCACCACCGCCCTGCACCGGCTGTTGACCGCTGACCAACGCCACCAGGGCCTCGAGCTGTGGCTGACCGAGTTCCCCCAGCCCCGTCCGCCGCGCTCGACGTGGGAGCAGGACCCGGTCTTCACCGGCATCAACGCCGCCTACTCCCGGCACCACGTGGCCAACCCGGAGTTCATGGGGATCCACTACATGGACGCCACCTCGGTCGAGGAGTGCTGGCGGCTGCTGCGCCAGACCGGCAAGTCGATCAGCTTCGAGTCACTGGCCAACGTGCCGACCTACTCGTCGTGGTTGGCGGAGCAGGACTGGACCGACGCCTACGAGCGACACAAGGAGGCGCTCCAGCTGATCGGGCTCAACGACACCGACCGGCGCTGGGTGCTGAAGAATCCGTCGCACCTGGTCGCGCTCGACGCGCTGATGGCGGTCTACCCAGATGCCCTGGTCGTGCAGACCCACCGGGACCCGGTCACCTCGATCGCGTCCGCCTGCTCGCTCTCGGCCGAGGCCACGGCCGGCACGTCGACCACGTTCACCGGCTCGACCATCGGCGAGACCCAGCTGGAGATGTTGTCCCGCTCGGCACGGTCCTTCCACGCCGCGCGACCGGCGTACGACCAGTCCCAGTTCTTCGACGTCGAGTACGCCGACTTCGTGGCCGACCCGGTCGGCACCACGCGGGCGATCTACGACGCCTTCGACCTGGGCTGGACGTCGACGGTGGCCGATGCCGTGGGCGCGATCGATGCGGAGTCGAGGGCCGGGGGCAAGCGACCCGCCCACTCCTACTCACTGGCCGACCACGGGCTCACCGAGGAGCGGGTCCGCGCGGCGTTCTAG
- a CDS encoding SDR family oxidoreductase, protein MTLLQDKVIVLSGVGPGLGRSLGEEAARMGADLVLVSRTEKRLEKMAEVVRGHGRRALVVPTDITDESQRAALVETALAEFGKVDCLINNAFGIPPMDPISTLSLDSLRAAQETNVLAPLRLSALFADALSETPAKPGGSIIMLNSCVVHSSQPEYSGYKLSKGALKHLASSLATELGPRGIRVNSIAPSYIYEDVNKAYFDWLASEAGVTHDDIYREKAAPTDLKRLATPDEVAKAALFFASDLATAVTGTMLNVDCGEFHDN, encoded by the coding sequence ATGACCCTCCTGCAGGACAAGGTGATCGTGCTCTCCGGCGTCGGCCCCGGCCTCGGCCGCTCCCTCGGGGAGGAGGCCGCGAGGATGGGCGCCGACCTGGTGCTGGTGTCCCGCACGGAGAAGCGCCTCGAGAAGATGGCCGAGGTGGTGCGCGGGCACGGACGCCGCGCCCTGGTCGTGCCGACCGACATCACCGACGAGTCGCAGCGCGCGGCGCTCGTCGAGACCGCCCTCGCCGAGTTCGGCAAGGTCGACTGCCTGATCAACAACGCCTTCGGCATCCCCCCGATGGATCCGATCTCCACGCTCTCCCTCGACTCGTTGCGAGCCGCGCAGGAGACCAACGTCCTCGCTCCGCTGCGCCTCTCGGCACTGTTCGCCGACGCGCTCTCGGAGACTCCCGCCAAGCCCGGCGGCTCGATCATCATGCTCAACTCCTGCGTGGTGCACAGCTCCCAGCCGGAGTACTCCGGCTACAAGCTCTCCAAGGGCGCGCTCAAGCACCTCGCGTCGTCCCTCGCGACCGAGCTGGGGCCGCGCGGCATCCGGGTCAACAGCATCGCCCCGTCGTACATCTATGAGGACGTGAACAAGGCCTACTTCGACTGGCTGGCCTCCGAAGCAGGAGTGACCCACGACGACATCTACCGCGAGAAGGCAGCGCCGACCGACCTGAAGCGGCTCGCCACGCCCGACGAGGTGGCGAAGGCTGCGCTGTTCTTCGCCAGCGACCTCGCCACGGCCGTGACCGGCACGATGCTCAACGTCGACTGCGGAGAGTTCCATGACAACTGA
- a CDS encoding PhoX family phosphatase, protein MTTRKLLPFVDRAHPGGRSSMTCLYRCGNACAHPVPNESANEHFEEVVARAVSRRSVLRAGAVGAAAAGVLGATGWGAVSPAAASGTARATAPAGGPLSRFSGIAPTAATTDELVVPSGFTWSPLIAWGDPITRDAPAFDFDNQSVEAQRCQAGYNCDFTALLLDGRGRGARSGVLAFNNEYTNDELMFRGVGSSADLSDDQLRIVMAAHGMTIVEVRRERPGTPWRYLQAGRRNRRLHSETPFVVDGPAAGHAALRTSADPTGKHVLGTLNNCAGGVTPWGTVLSGEENFNQYFNTTGASDPDGRLKRYGITSGGRGWERVDPRFDVATEPNEVNRFGWIVEVDPDDPGSRPVKHTALGRFKHEGATIRLADDGRAVAYMGDDERNDYIYKFVSRKKHRPGNRRHNAKLLSEGDLHVAKFTGDGAGDGQHDGTGEWLPLVVDGRSQVPGWSVEEVLIWTRQAADLVGPTKMDRPEDVEANPVTWKVYAALTNNTARQPGQVDEANPRGPNKHGHVIEISEHRNDAAAVTFTWQIVLVAGDPTDPSTYFAGFDRDQVSPISCPDNVTFDRTGNLWISTDGMPGTLGFADGLYMLPLEGRERGRLKQFLSVPVGAECSGPVISADDRTVLVAVQHPGEVSGASPEHVVSTFPYLGDGQPRPAIAQVWRD, encoded by the coding sequence ATGACCACTCGCAAGCTCCTGCCCTTCGTCGACCGAGCCCACCCGGGCGGACGCAGCTCGATGACCTGCCTCTACCGCTGCGGGAACGCGTGCGCGCACCCCGTGCCGAACGAATCGGCCAACGAGCACTTCGAGGAGGTCGTGGCCCGCGCCGTGTCGCGCCGATCCGTCCTGCGTGCAGGCGCCGTGGGCGCGGCCGCGGCCGGCGTGCTCGGAGCCACGGGGTGGGGAGCTGTCTCCCCGGCAGCGGCGAGCGGAACGGCCCGGGCGACGGCGCCAGCCGGTGGGCCACTCTCGCGCTTCTCCGGCATCGCGCCGACGGCGGCCACGACGGACGAGCTGGTCGTGCCGAGCGGATTCACCTGGTCGCCACTGATCGCGTGGGGCGACCCGATCACCCGGGACGCGCCGGCCTTCGACTTCGACAACCAGAGCGTCGAGGCCCAGCGCTGCCAGGCCGGCTACAACTGTGACTTCACCGCGCTGCTCCTCGACGGTCGTGGGCGCGGTGCCCGCAGCGGCGTGCTCGCGTTCAACAACGAGTACACCAACGACGAGCTGATGTTCCGAGGCGTGGGCAGCTCCGCCGACCTCTCCGACGACCAGCTCCGCATCGTGATGGCGGCGCACGGCATGACCATCGTGGAGGTACGTCGGGAGCGCCCCGGCACGCCGTGGAGGTACCTGCAGGCCGGTCGCCGGAACCGGCGCCTGCACAGCGAGACGCCCTTCGTCGTGGACGGCCCGGCCGCTGGACACGCCGCCCTCAGGACGTCGGCGGACCCGACCGGCAAGCACGTGCTCGGCACGCTGAACAACTGCGCCGGTGGCGTGACGCCGTGGGGCACGGTGCTGTCCGGTGAGGAGAACTTCAACCAGTACTTCAACACCACCGGCGCCTCCGACCCGGACGGGCGCCTCAAGCGCTACGGCATCACCTCCGGTGGTCGTGGCTGGGAACGCGTCGACCCGCGCTTCGACGTGGCCACCGAGCCCAACGAGGTCAACCGCTTCGGCTGGATCGTCGAGGTCGACCCGGACGACCCCGGCTCGCGGCCGGTCAAGCACACCGCCCTGGGCCGCTTCAAGCACGAGGGAGCGACGATCCGGCTGGCGGATGACGGTCGCGCCGTCGCCTACATGGGTGACGACGAGCGCAACGACTACATCTACAAGTTCGTCTCCAGGAAGAAGCACAGGCCGGGAAACCGGCGGCACAACGCGAAGCTGCTGTCCGAGGGCGACCTCCACGTGGCGAAGTTCACCGGCGACGGTGCGGGCGACGGGCAGCACGACGGCACCGGCGAGTGGCTGCCCCTGGTGGTCGACGGCCGGTCACAGGTGCCGGGCTGGTCGGTGGAGGAGGTGCTGATCTGGACGCGACAGGCCGCCGACCTGGTCGGTCCGACCAAGATGGACCGCCCCGAGGACGTCGAGGCCAACCCGGTCACCTGGAAGGTCTACGCCGCGCTCACCAACAACACCGCGCGGCAGCCGGGGCAGGTCGACGAGGCCAACCCGCGTGGGCCCAACAAGCACGGCCACGTCATCGAGATCTCCGAGCACCGCAACGACGCGGCCGCGGTGACGTTCACCTGGCAGATCGTGCTCGTTGCCGGTGATCCGACCGACCCGTCGACGTACTTCGCCGGCTTCGACCGCGACCAGGTCAGCCCGATCTCCTGCCCGGACAACGTCACCTTCGACCGGACGGGCAACCTGTGGATCTCCACCGACGGCATGCCGGGCACGCTCGGCTTCGCCGACGGCCTCTACATGCTGCCGCTCGAGGGGCGCGAGCGCGGGAGGCTCAAGCAGTTCCTGTCGGTGCCGGTCGGTGCCGAGTGCTCGGGGCCGGTGATCAGCGCGGACGACCGCACCGTGCTGGTCGCGGTGCAGCACCCGGGCGAGGTCAGCGGCGCCAGCCCCGAACACGTGGTCAGCACCTTCCCCTATCTCGGCGACGGCCAGCCGCGGCCTGCCATCGCCCAGGTCTGGCGCGACTGA
- a CDS encoding TIGR03619 family F420-dependent LLM class oxidoreductase, whose translation MRFTYAEAMTHAAYYAPLAQAAEAAGFTSMTVADSLIYPEESDSKYPYTDTGDREFLEDKEFIETMTLVTHLSAVTETLRFTPFVLKLPVRPPVLVAKQASSIAYLNNNRLGLGVGLSPWPEDFDVMGVEWARRGKRMDECMDILRGLTSGDFFAYDGEFYQFDAIKQCPAPTERIPLLVGGHSDAALRRAVRKGDGWMHAGGDGEELDRLLTRLAEIRREEGDSREDFEVHVISFDAYDLDGIKRLEDKGVTDCIVGFRVPYTKGPDTEPLEKKVLHLQGYADSIIGKL comes from the coding sequence ATGCGATTCACCTACGCCGAGGCCATGACCCACGCTGCGTACTACGCCCCGCTCGCGCAGGCAGCCGAGGCGGCCGGCTTCACCAGCATGACCGTGGCGGACTCCCTGATCTATCCCGAGGAGTCCGACTCGAAGTACCCCTACACCGACACCGGCGACCGGGAGTTCCTCGAGGACAAGGAGTTCATCGAGACGATGACCCTGGTCACCCACCTCTCGGCGGTCACCGAGACGCTCCGCTTCACACCGTTCGTGCTCAAGCTGCCGGTGCGTCCGCCCGTCCTGGTCGCCAAGCAGGCCTCGTCGATCGCCTACCTCAACAACAACCGCCTCGGTCTCGGCGTCGGGCTGTCCCCCTGGCCGGAGGACTTCGACGTGATGGGCGTCGAGTGGGCCCGGCGCGGCAAGCGGATGGACGAGTGCATGGACATCCTCCGCGGCCTGACCAGCGGCGACTTCTTCGCCTACGACGGCGAGTTCTACCAGTTCGACGCGATCAAGCAGTGCCCTGCACCGACCGAGCGGATTCCCCTGCTCGTCGGGGGTCACAGCGATGCCGCGCTGCGCCGCGCCGTACGCAAGGGTGACGGCTGGATGCACGCCGGTGGTGACGGCGAGGAGCTCGACCGCCTGCTCACCCGCCTGGCCGAGATCCGCCGTGAAGAGGGCGACTCGCGTGAGGACTTCGAGGTGCACGTGATCTCGTTCGACGCCTACGACCTCGACGGCATCAAGCGACTCGAGGACAAGGGGGTCACCGACTGCATCGTCGGCTTCCGGGTGCCCTACACCAAGGGTCCCGACACCGAGCCGCTCGAGAAGAAGGTCCTGCACCTGCAGGGATACGCCGACTCGATCATCGGCAAGCTGTGA
- a CDS encoding MFS transporter yields MRQTDFKLRTVALEAFGPTIVNSIGHGAVLPVLALQARHLGAGVDLAALVVALLSIGQLVTSLPAGAIMARIGERRMLICCGLVDCVAMLVAWRATSVLVLGAAIVLSGATWTGFLLARQGFLIEAVPPTHRARAMSSLGASHRVGLFVGPLIGAGIIAWQGLSAVFVLAAVMSLTSAVMARLMRDLGHESRADQKAAGHASVVSVLAAHRHTLLTLGVGVVVIGASRSIRGTLLPLWADHIGMSGSETSLVFAVAAAVDILFFFPGGWLMDHKGRAVVAVPVVLAVAIGSLLLPLATNEAALLAVAVLIAMGNGLGSGIVMTIGADTAPVLGRSQYLGGWRLCGDIGGTTGPLLVSAVASVAPLATASVVFGVATLAGTGWVGHWTRQLDRRRADAGARERAQP; encoded by the coding sequence GTGAGGCAGACCGACTTCAAGCTGCGCACGGTCGCCCTCGAGGCATTCGGCCCGACGATCGTGAACTCGATCGGGCACGGCGCCGTTCTCCCCGTGCTGGCCCTGCAGGCCCGCCACCTCGGGGCCGGCGTCGACCTCGCCGCGCTGGTCGTCGCCCTGCTGAGCATCGGCCAGCTGGTCACCAGCCTCCCGGCGGGAGCCATCATGGCACGCATCGGCGAGCGCCGGATGCTGATCTGCTGCGGCCTCGTCGACTGCGTCGCGATGCTGGTCGCCTGGCGGGCCACGTCGGTGCTCGTCCTGGGTGCCGCGATCGTGCTCTCCGGAGCCACGTGGACCGGGTTCCTCCTGGCCCGACAGGGCTTCCTCATCGAGGCGGTCCCGCCCACCCACCGAGCCCGGGCCATGTCGAGCCTGGGCGCCAGCCACCGGGTCGGTCTGTTCGTCGGCCCGTTGATCGGCGCCGGGATCATCGCCTGGCAGGGGCTCTCGGCGGTCTTCGTGCTCGCCGCCGTCATGTCACTGACCTCTGCGGTGATGGCCAGGCTCATGCGCGACCTCGGCCACGAGTCGCGTGCGGACCAGAAGGCCGCCGGCCACGCCAGCGTGGTCTCCGTGCTGGCGGCCCACCGTCACACCCTGCTCACGCTCGGCGTCGGAGTGGTCGTCATCGGGGCATCCCGCTCGATCCGTGGAACGCTCCTGCCCCTGTGGGCCGACCACATCGGCATGTCGGGCTCGGAGACCTCGCTGGTCTTCGCCGTCGCCGCCGCGGTCGACATCCTGTTCTTCTTCCCCGGCGGCTGGCTGATGGACCACAAGGGGCGGGCCGTGGTCGCCGTTCCCGTCGTCCTGGCCGTGGCGATCGGCTCGCTGCTGCTGCCGCTGGCCACCAACGAGGCGGCCCTGCTCGCGGTCGCCGTACTCATCGCGATGGGCAACGGCCTCGGCTCCGGCATCGTGATGACGATCGGCGCCGACACGGCACCGGTGCTCGGACGCTCGCAGTACCTCGGCGGCTGGCGGCTGTGCGGTGACATCGGGGGTACGACGGGCCCGTTGCTGGTCAGCGCAGTCGCCTCGGTGGCGCCCCTTGCAACAGCCTCAGTCGTGTTCGGCGTGGCCACCTTGGCCGGGACCGGCTGGGTCGGTCACTGGACGCGTCAGCTGGACCGACGCCGGGCCGACGCCGGGGCTCGCGAGCGGGCTCAGCCGTAG